Proteins from one Leptospira wolffii serovar Khorat str. Khorat-H2 genomic window:
- a CDS encoding Lsa36 family surface (lipo)protein yields MDRMAPTMSFFGRCIKGAAFIILPFALYFLPSQSTEAQITCTPPVSGNNVCSFIPASTYAEFNGLEQTIRTQYLNELTKSMADASVLANINSSMMGPGTVNRFQIGGGISLGGVKKDDVNIQYSDISLPKFPNVGASINPGAMVGVNLGWLLGRGPSDQPDQSSDPSSQRSFLHRINIYAHGFQGNIGPGDLRKVSNTASNDLDVGGNINSFGATIRFQIARERYTRLDFFGFTGISLGIGFHRKWEEVTLSYHPSTANAIKVAFGPATGKWEQEVDFSYQSKVQSVPIDIRTGVRLFYILTVFAGAGITSNSGYTKLNLHASGPLYLALDPNASSLPPELISQMNGNAGGTLSLRTGGSANVRTQMNYLIGGFEINVLMFKILAEAVATDDKVYSANVGVKFAL; encoded by the coding sequence ATGGATCGAATGGCTCCTACTATGAGTTTTTTCGGGCGGTGCATAAAGGGCGCCGCCTTTATTATTTTGCCCTTTGCCCTATATTTTCTACCCTCGCAGTCGACCGAAGCGCAAATCACCTGTACACCGCCTGTTTCCGGAAACAACGTCTGTAGCTTTATTCCTGCTTCCACCTACGCCGAGTTTAACGGCTTAGAACAAACGATCCGGACCCAGTATTTGAACGAATTAACCAAGTCCATGGCGGACGCTTCCGTTCTTGCTAATATCAACTCTTCGATGATGGGGCCGGGAACGGTAAATCGGTTCCAGATAGGAGGCGGTATCAGTTTGGGAGGAGTGAAAAAGGACGACGTAAATATCCAGTACAGCGATATATCTCTTCCTAAATTTCCGAATGTGGGAGCCTCTATCAACCCCGGAGCGATGGTGGGTGTGAATTTGGGCTGGCTACTAGGTAGGGGACCTTCCGATCAACCCGATCAATCTTCGGACCCTTCTTCTCAAAGATCCTTCTTACATAGGATCAATATATATGCGCACGGGTTCCAGGGAAATATCGGTCCAGGGGATTTGCGTAAGGTAAGTAATACCGCTTCCAATGACTTGGATGTGGGAGGAAACATCAATTCTTTCGGCGCGACCATTCGATTCCAAATCGCTAGGGAACGTTATACTCGCCTGGATTTTTTCGGATTTACCGGTATTAGTTTAGGGATCGGTTTCCATAGAAAATGGGAAGAAGTGACTTTGAGTTATCATCCCAGCACGGCGAATGCGATCAAAGTGGCATTCGGGCCCGCCACGGGTAAATGGGAGCAGGAAGTGGACTTCTCTTATCAATCCAAAGTACAATCCGTACCTATCGATATACGTACCGGGGTAAGATTATTTTATATACTTACCGTTTTTGCCGGAGCGGGGATCACTAGTAATTCGGGTTACACCAAACTGAATTTGCACGCTTCCGGGCCTTTGTACCTGGCTTTGGATCCGAACGCTTCCAGTCTTCCTCCAGAATTGATTTCTCAGATGAACGGAAACGCCGGGGGAACGCTTTCTTTGCGAACCGGAGGCTCCGCGAACGTAAGAACTCAGATGAATTATCTCATCGGAGGCTTCGAAATCAACGTACTAATGTTTAAGATTTTGGCGGAAGCGGTGGCCACCGACGATAAGGTATATTCTGCCAACGTGGGCGTGAAATTCGCTTTGTAA
- a CDS encoding bifunctional nuclease domain-containing protein codes for MDLVEATIYNISLTNVGFAVFLKAKDESDQRVVPIFIGPLETHSITSVLEGTKPPRPMTHDLMTILLTTLGVQIVKIAIEEIIDNTFYAKITLRKDEELIVLDARPSDSIALALRANAPIYLAKKVIEEAGIVMKDDEIPGETIGKEKISQLPKSQLEILQDSLDNALKAEDYETAAKIRDQIRKLLENPS; via the coding sequence ATGGATCTCGTAGAAGCGACTATTTACAATATTTCACTGACCAACGTCGGTTTTGCGGTATTCCTGAAGGCGAAAGACGAATCGGACCAAAGAGTCGTACCGATTTTTATCGGGCCTCTAGAAACTCATTCCATTACCTCCGTCTTGGAAGGAACCAAACCTCCTCGACCGATGACTCACGATCTCATGACTATTCTGCTCACCACTCTGGGAGTGCAGATCGTGAAAATCGCTATCGAAGAAATCATAGATAACACGTTCTACGCCAAAATCACTCTCCGCAAGGACGAGGAATTGATCGTGTTAGATGCTCGTCCTAGCGACTCGATCGCACTCGCTCTTCGCGCCAACGCTCCCATCTATCTCGCTAAAAAGGTGATCGAGGAGGCGGGCATCGTCATGAAAGACGATGAAATTCCGGGCGAGACCATCGGAAAGGAAAAGATCTCTCAGCTTCCCAAATCCCAGCTGGAGATCCTACAAGATTCTCTGGATAATGCCCTCAAGGCGGAAGATTATGAAACTGCCGCGAAAATCAGGGATCAAATCCGTAAACTTTTGGAAAATCCTTCCTAA
- a CDS encoding MFS transporter, protein MRKHTFILVLTVFIDMMGFSLIFPVFPETLNHFLAQAGDPVLDLIAGWTSRLLEGNSGDWKLFVALFGGIVASLYSILQFLFSPIWGKLSDKTGRRPVLVFTCTGSFAGYLVWLFSGSFSLFVLSRIITGLMGGNISVATAAMADSTSEQDRSKGMGMIGAGIGLGFIAGPSLGGILAHTDPSHLLPFLPWEKMTIFPSVALVAASASLLNLVFVLLRFHETLPHQLRNKSSEGKVHPILGVFELGSREILYVSFLNLFLLLFFSGFEFSLNFYLDQFLGFSPMHIGYTFVYIGLIIVFVQGGIIRRLSGKVEEKKVALLACVFLVLGFLFLTLSDPNSDSKFQLFLALTFLALGSAFINPSISAIVSLSSPANEQGKNLGILRSLGSFGRGISPILFSIVYSQKGPHFSFLISGVMSVIFLGLFLYVKQPKVST, encoded by the coding sequence ATGAGGAAACATACATTCATACTCGTCCTAACCGTCTTCATAGACATGATGGGATTTTCTCTTATCTTTCCCGTTTTTCCGGAAACACTGAATCATTTTCTCGCCCAAGCCGGAGATCCCGTCCTGGATCTAATCGCCGGTTGGACTTCCAGACTCTTGGAAGGCAATTCAGGAGATTGGAAACTCTTCGTGGCTCTTTTCGGCGGGATCGTAGCCAGCCTATATTCCATCCTCCAATTTCTATTCTCCCCGATCTGGGGAAAATTATCGGATAAGACCGGGCGCCGTCCGGTTCTAGTCTTTACCTGCACTGGTAGTTTCGCAGGATATCTGGTTTGGTTATTCTCCGGAAGTTTTTCCCTGTTCGTTCTTTCCAGAATCATCACCGGACTCATGGGTGGAAATATTTCCGTAGCGACCGCCGCTATGGCCGATTCGACTTCCGAGCAGGACAGATCCAAAGGAATGGGAATGATAGGAGCAGGAATCGGACTAGGATTTATCGCAGGCCCTTCTTTGGGAGGAATCCTCGCACACACGGATCCTTCCCACCTACTTCCTTTTTTGCCCTGGGAAAAGATGACTATTTTTCCTTCCGTAGCCTTGGTTGCAGCTTCCGCTTCCCTTTTAAATCTAGTATTTGTTCTTCTTAGATTCCACGAGACTCTTCCTCACCAGTTGAGAAACAAATCTTCCGAAGGAAAAGTTCACCCTATTCTGGGAGTCTTCGAATTGGGGTCCCGTGAAATTCTATATGTGAGTTTTCTAAACTTATTTTTGCTCTTATTCTTTTCCGGTTTCGAATTCTCCCTGAATTTCTATCTGGATCAATTCTTGGGATTCTCTCCCATGCATATAGGATACACCTTCGTATATATAGGATTGATCATCGTATTTGTACAGGGGGGAATCATCCGTAGGCTGAGCGGAAAAGTGGAGGAAAAGAAGGTGGCCCTTTTGGCCTGCGTTTTCCTCGTATTAGGTTTTCTTTTTCTTACTCTTTCCGATCCGAACTCCGATTCCAAGTTCCAGCTATTTTTAGCTTTGACCTTTCTTGCACTCGGAAGTGCTTTCATCAATCCGTCGATCTCCGCAATCGTTAGTCTTTCTTCTCCCGCAAACGAACAAGGAAAGAATTTAGGAATACTAAGAAGTCTGGGTTCTTTCGGTAGAGGAATTTCTCCGATTCTTTTCAGTATCGTCTATTCCCAGAAAGGACCCCATTTTTCCTTTTTGATTTCGGGGGTCATGAGCGTAATCTTTTTAGGGCTATTTCTCTACGTGAAGCAACCTAAGGTTTCCACTTAA
- a CDS encoding phasin-related domain-containing protein has translation MEKTLMDILNAGIAVFQSGEGKLKQTLSDLEKVYEELKVKGSQDQSEQANRLRDLLQKTVWDAQEKLKNANENSRVVVQQLKDNFEKISSQVDEMLPPDLKAKAKAALDELKKLTRS, from the coding sequence ATGGAAAAAACGCTGATGGATATCTTAAACGCCGGCATAGCCGTCTTCCAATCGGGAGAAGGGAAACTGAAACAGACCCTCTCCGACTTGGAAAAAGTATACGAAGAATTGAAGGTAAAAGGATCTCAGGACCAATCCGAGCAGGCCAATCGTCTTCGGGACCTACTACAGAAAACGGTTTGGGACGCTCAGGAAAAACTGAAAAACGCCAATGAAAATTCCAGGGTCGTGGTCCAGCAGCTAAAGGATAATTTCGAAAAGATCTCTAGCCAGGTGGACGAGATGCTACCGCCTGACCTGAAAGCCAAGGCAAAAGCCGCCCTGGATGAACTTAAGAAACTGACTCGAAGCTAA
- the trxA gene encoding thioredoxin: MALTEINDATFSTEISGGMVLVDCWAEWCGPCRMVSPVLEELSSELNEVLKIKKLNVDDNQDTAQKLNIQSLPTLLLFKDGQLVDKIIGALPKAQIKSFIERHK; the protein is encoded by the coding sequence ATGGCATTGACCGAAATAAACGACGCTACATTCAGCACGGAAATCTCAGGAGGAATGGTCCTAGTAGACTGCTGGGCAGAATGGTGCGGACCCTGTAGAATGGTTTCCCCGGTATTGGAAGAACTTTCTTCCGAATTGAACGAAGTCCTAAAAATCAAAAAATTAAACGTGGACGATAACCAAGACACCGCTCAAAAATTGAATATCCAATCCTTGCCGACTCTTCTTCTGTTCAAGGACGGACAATTGGTGGATAAGATCATCGGCGCACTACCGAAGGCGCAAATCAAAAGCTTCATCGAAAGACATAAATAA
- the tatC gene encoding twin-arginine translocase subunit TatC, whose translation MPSKTKTQVKSEELPKIDSDPNSLTHDREKFMTLGEHLEDLRKVLIRTLLVFSVFFIASLFFGEEIHKIFTRPYKNVLGEGATFYQIKLMAPFMVYLRTGFMVSVLFSFPFTLMFLWGFVAPALEPKTARLGKGLILFSTVLFWLGIWLCWTEAFENFLRIFLVTFRPLDIETKLPIDEYYDVFFNIHLIFGLAFQLPVLMVLFAAIGILKLSFLLRYWRESILGLAIAAAVLSPGPDAMSMLMLFIPLTVLFAISLLLIFFIERK comes from the coding sequence ATGCCCTCAAAAACAAAAACCCAGGTAAAATCGGAAGAACTGCCTAAAATCGATTCCGATCCGAATTCTCTCACTCACGACAGGGAAAAATTCATGACCCTGGGGGAACATTTGGAGGATCTCCGAAAAGTCCTAATCCGTACATTACTAGTCTTTTCGGTTTTCTTTATCGCGTCCCTATTTTTCGGCGAAGAGATTCATAAGATTTTTACTAGACCCTACAAGAACGTCTTGGGAGAAGGCGCCACCTTTTACCAGATCAAACTCATGGCCCCGTTCATGGTCTATCTCAGAACCGGGTTTATGGTCTCGGTATTATTTAGTTTTCCGTTCACCCTCATGTTTCTCTGGGGATTTGTAGCACCCGCTTTAGAGCCCAAGACGGCGAGACTCGGAAAAGGATTAATCCTATTTTCCACCGTACTTTTTTGGTTGGGTATCTGGCTTTGCTGGACGGAGGCTTTCGAGAATTTTTTAAGAATCTTTCTAGTTACGTTTCGCCCTTTGGATATCGAAACGAAACTTCCGATCGACGAGTACTACGACGTATTCTTTAATATCCATCTGATCTTCGGACTCGCGTTCCAATTGCCGGTACTCATGGTGCTTTTTGCAGCGATCGGAATTCTAAAATTATCCTTCTTATTGCGTTATTGGAGGGAGTCGATTTTAGGTCTTGCGATCGCCGCGGCAGTCCTTTCTCCCGGTCCGGATGCGATGTCCATGCTCATGCTATTCATTCCTCTTACGGTACTTTTCGCGATTTCTCTCCTTCTCATATTCTTCATAGAGAGGAAATAG
- a CDS encoding alpha/beta fold hydrolase produces the protein MDQTLPRKVNPKARRKGGAYSVGSEDIYIFPLSDATNLFLQKVWNAFVNKMVAMALPNGKPVFQYSVFEAIQGKNLKIVASSTHFRMKEVANRIGLQSIEEFIRNTIPISIQDPDNLSAKYLREAILSVEKKSRPEVYFHSLDDERVHPNLKQLLTKTMNYAAGIPLFVKGFPIGMLWGIRRDNMTPEQEEEVRQQLYSLYDVVDFVISKEMGVKGDPYYARKNIEKSDLHSRAKHLFYTRGFGQSEPVTTIVFDSHTYQRSYRLDASYLIPSGDGFSVSIKRFEPKERNNTGKNLLLIPGFFCRRSVMDKVARELCLKHGYRVFSMDMRGRSRRTLPTFGIREGWTVDDFIQEDFPAVLAWLRDNFPNEKLVVVGHSMGGMIPRFYSSAYEEILKQKPNSPVPLPRPDDYISGIVSITSPNFIRLQAQIPGLDVLKMGLKLLPSKTISDFLFDLTSFSLQTTLPTVDLNKFFKFLLGLHSSLRAVSFDLHAKVVNLRDFVGYKQISPPEWYFLIEDIFCEESTKVVLQFLRSQLGQDLSFLSYDGTLDYTALQKNLKIPLLSVLGSLDKVVPSETIQEDLAALPHKKNKIISYEQGHLGIVFHMPVVREMCSEIDGWIRGLDST, from the coding sequence ATGGACCAGACCCTACCTCGAAAGGTCAACCCCAAGGCTCGTAGAAAAGGCGGAGCCTATTCCGTCGGATCGGAAGATATATATATTTTTCCGCTCTCGGACGCCACCAATCTCTTCCTACAAAAAGTATGGAACGCTTTCGTAAACAAGATGGTGGCCATGGCGCTTCCGAACGGAAAGCCGGTCTTTCAATATTCTGTTTTCGAAGCCATCCAGGGAAAGAATCTGAAAATCGTCGCCTCCTCCACCCATTTTCGGATGAAGGAAGTCGCGAATCGGATCGGTCTGCAAAGCATAGAAGAATTCATCCGCAATACTATCCCCATTTCCATCCAGGATCCGGACAATCTCTCCGCAAAATATCTAAGAGAAGCCATTCTTTCCGTGGAAAAGAAATCCAGACCGGAAGTGTACTTTCATAGTCTCGACGACGAAAGAGTACATCCCAATCTCAAGCAACTTCTGACCAAAACCATGAATTACGCCGCGGGTATCCCGCTCTTCGTGAAGGGCTTTCCGATCGGAATGCTTTGGGGAATCCGCAGGGACAATATGACCCCGGAGCAGGAAGAAGAAGTTAGGCAACAACTGTACAGCTTATACGACGTGGTGGACTTCGTCATCTCCAAGGAAATGGGAGTCAAAGGGGATCCTTACTACGCCCGTAAGAACATAGAAAAATCGGATCTTCATTCTAGAGCCAAACATCTCTTTTATACCCGAGGTTTCGGTCAAAGCGAACCCGTGACCACAATCGTATTCGATTCCCATACCTACCAAAGATCCTACAGATTGGATGCGAGTTATCTCATTCCTTCCGGAGACGGTTTTTCGGTAAGTATCAAGAGATTCGAACCCAAAGAAAGAAACAATACCGGCAAAAATCTACTACTGATTCCAGGATTCTTCTGTAGACGTTCGGTCATGGATAAGGTAGCTCGGGAACTCTGCCTGAAACACGGCTATCGAGTATTCTCTATGGACATGAGAGGCAGGTCCAGAAGGACCCTGCCCACTTTCGGAATCCGGGAAGGATGGACGGTAGACGATTTTATCCAAGAGGATTTTCCTGCGGTTCTCGCCTGGTTAAGGGATAATTTTCCCAACGAAAAATTAGTAGTCGTAGGTCATAGTATGGGGGGAATGATTCCTAGATTCTATTCCTCCGCATATGAGGAAATTCTAAAGCAGAAACCCAATTCTCCGGTTCCTTTGCCTCGTCCGGACGATTATATCTCCGGAATCGTCTCTATTACTTCTCCCAATTTCATCCGGCTCCAGGCGCAGATTCCCGGATTGGACGTTCTAAAGATGGGATTGAAACTTCTTCCCTCTAAGACGATCTCGGATTTTCTATTCGATCTGACTTCTTTCTCTCTCCAAACTACTCTTCCTACCGTGGATCTGAATAAATTCTTCAAATTCCTTTTAGGATTACATTCCTCTCTTAGAGCGGTCTCCTTCGATCTTCATGCAAAAGTCGTAAACCTGAGAGATTTCGTCGGATACAAACAAATCTCCCCTCCGGAATGGTATTTTCTAATCGAGGATATTTTCTGCGAAGAATCCACCAAAGTGGTTCTGCAATTTCTACGCTCCCAACTGGGTCAGGATCTTTCCTTCCTCTCCTACGACGGGACATTGGATTACACCGCGTTACAAAAAAATCTGAAGATCCCTCTTCTATCCGTTCTGGGTTCTTTGGATAAAGTGGTTCCTAGTGAAACCATTCAGGAAGATCTCGCGGCACTCCCTCATAAAAAAAATAAGATTATTTCTTACGAACAGGGACATTTAGGAATCGTTTTCCATATGCCTGTCGTCCGGGAAATGTGTTCGGAAATCGACGGATGGATTCGAGGATTAGACTCGACTTGA
- a CDS encoding twin-arginine translocase TatA/TatE family subunit — MYSPLAFIGNLGWPEILIILFVALLIFGGKRLPTLAKDLGDGIRSFRKSLSGESDSESAKIEEPETKSAPTNKKSKKSA; from the coding sequence ATGTATTCACCCCTTGCATTCATTGGAAACCTAGGTTGGCCGGAAATCCTCATAATTCTGTTTGTAGCCTTACTTATATTCGGAGGCAAGCGACTTCCCACTTTGGCCAAAGATTTAGGAGACGGAATCCGTTCTTTCCGAAAATCTCTTTCCGGCGAGTCCGACTCGGAATCGGCTAAAATCGAAGAGCCCGAGACCAAATCGGCCCCAACTAATAAGAAATCAAAAAAATCCGCTTAA
- a CDS encoding acyl-CoA dehydrogenase family protein, with protein MDRVLQFTEEHEAFRDMARKFFETEVIPNHHEWEKVGKVPKELWKKAGASGLLCPDVPEEFGGSGADFLYNVVVIEESSRSGNSGFFVSLHNDVIAPYISAYANEEQKKRWLPGCCSGDSILAVAMTEPGAGSDLKNIRTSAVDKGDHYLVNGQKTFISNGQLANLVITAVKHENGTISLVMIEEGMKGFERGRNLEKIGLKAQDTSELYFNDVKVPKENVIGKDGQGFRYLMMKLAQERLVLAIAAVEATALVHRMTLKYIKERMAFGKKIGSFQHIKFQMAEMATELEMCRTFVDKVVSEHMVGKKLTVEASMAKYYSTEMQKRHTDLCLQFFGGYGYMMEYPIARAYLDARIQTIYAGTTEIMKEIIGSSLGL; from the coding sequence ATGGATAGAGTCCTACAATTTACCGAAGAGCATGAAGCTTTCCGGGATATGGCGCGCAAATTTTTCGAAACGGAAGTCATTCCGAATCACCACGAGTGGGAAAAAGTCGGAAAGGTTCCGAAAGAGCTTTGGAAAAAGGCGGGAGCGAGCGGGCTACTCTGTCCCGATGTCCCCGAGGAATTCGGCGGATCCGGAGCGGACTTCTTATATAACGTTGTCGTAATAGAGGAATCTTCCCGTTCCGGAAATAGCGGCTTTTTCGTTTCTCTCCATAACGACGTGATCGCTCCTTACATTTCCGCATACGCAAACGAAGAGCAAAAAAAGAGATGGTTGCCCGGTTGCTGTAGTGGGGATAGCATTTTAGCGGTCGCTATGACCGAGCCCGGGGCCGGTTCCGACCTGAAAAACATCAGAACCAGCGCCGTAGACAAGGGAGACCATTATTTAGTCAACGGTCAAAAAACATTTATTTCCAACGGACAACTTGCAAATCTCGTAATTACCGCGGTGAAGCATGAAAACGGGACGATTTCACTTGTTATGATAGAAGAGGGAATGAAAGGCTTCGAAAGAGGTCGCAATCTCGAAAAGATCGGGTTAAAGGCTCAGGATACTTCGGAATTGTACTTCAACGACGTCAAAGTTCCTAAAGAGAACGTCATCGGAAAGGACGGCCAAGGTTTCCGCTATTTGATGATGAAACTCGCTCAAGAGCGTCTTGTACTCGCGATTGCGGCCGTCGAAGCGACCGCATTGGTTCACAGGATGACTTTAAAATACATTAAAGAGAGGATGGCTTTCGGGAAAAAAATCGGAAGTTTCCAGCATATCAAGTTTCAGATGGCGGAGATGGCGACCGAATTGGAAATGTGCCGCACCTTCGTTGACAAAGTGGTTTCGGAACATATGGTAGGAAAAAAATTGACCGTGGAGGCTTCCATGGCTAAATATTATTCCACCGAAATGCAAAAGCGTCATACGGACCTTTGCCTCCAGTTTTTCGGGGGTTACGGTTATATGATGGAGTATCCGATCGCAAGGGCTTATTTGGATGCAAGAATCCAAACGATCTACGCGGGGACCACCGAGATCATGAAAGAAATTATTGGTAGCAGTCTGGGTCTCTGA
- a CDS encoding cAMP/cGMP-dependent 3',5'-cyclic-AMP/GMP phosphodiesterase produces MLKEQTRGFIELPRGGYLVETSEGYFQIGSPPETIKDTMAEKKTPLVFILPNKFFHVEKGISTAELEFPIYFNFFLRQKKTTIICTNEQKDQLITVLKESLMGPEEINLESEYLNGAESFGFPDMKAEMGYFRGYKGLNDVVEFLVFDSENMVNLGKVLVRKLPSGDFRITDGSKETEIPGEVGFNIKYEIGHRLEEPFQAPILGITCLGPSHGFDPEDNTSGFIIWLNHQGIMVDPPVNSTEWLRSSNVNPKLINHVILTHCHADHDAGTFQKIMEENKITIHATATVMESFIRKYSALTKIPRKELLELFHFQPIIIGRPLMINGGEFNFHYALHSIPSVGFEFFFQDQSFVYTSDHLNEPEVHEKMFQKGVLPESRWKFLKEFPWDRRIIYHEAGIPPLHTRVSYLASLPPEIQEKITVYHIARSDMPSDTRLKLARFGIENTVYPEITPPKHIEAYNLLDILSQIDIFSGFPIEKAKEFLLIVREEKYRRGDQIIKKGTPGDKFYIIASGNVKFEGLLAGHSDIGPIKRYGQYEYFGEASLVLDLPRAADVFAETDVVALTIDKNKFLQFIRNTDLRQNLIRLNSIRDSNSWKTLIDSRHFKGLTSHQVTQLEMIMRLSKVNGGSILIEEKAFYHEAYIIRHGKVSVHQGGKKLAELTDGDFVGEIYAISKKLASSYTFKAESETELFSITQNDLIQYIKRNPGVYMRMNTVY; encoded by the coding sequence ATGCTAAAAGAGCAAACCAGGGGATTTATAGAGCTTCCGAGGGGAGGCTATCTCGTAGAGACGAGCGAGGGATACTTTCAAATCGGGTCTCCTCCCGAAACCATCAAGGATACGATGGCGGAAAAGAAGACTCCCCTGGTATTCATTCTTCCTAATAAATTCTTCCATGTCGAAAAGGGAATCAGCACCGCAGAGCTGGAATTCCCCATCTACTTCAACTTCTTCTTAAGACAGAAGAAGACCACTATCATTTGTACGAACGAACAGAAAGACCAGCTTATCACCGTTCTTAAGGAATCCTTAATGGGTCCGGAAGAAATTAACCTGGAATCCGAGTATTTGAACGGAGCCGAATCTTTCGGGTTTCCGGATATGAAAGCGGAGATGGGATATTTCCGAGGATACAAAGGACTAAACGACGTAGTGGAGTTCTTGGTATTCGATTCGGAGAATATGGTGAATCTCGGAAAGGTTCTGGTTCGTAAACTTCCTTCCGGGGATTTTAGAATCACCGACGGATCGAAGGAAACCGAAATACCGGGAGAAGTCGGCTTCAATATTAAATATGAAATCGGTCACCGTTTGGAGGAACCTTTTCAAGCGCCTATCTTAGGAATCACTTGTCTCGGACCTTCTCACGGATTCGACCCCGAAGACAATACTTCCGGATTCATTATTTGGTTGAACCACCAGGGAATCATGGTGGATCCTCCCGTAAATTCTACCGAGTGGCTACGCAGTTCCAATGTGAATCCTAAGCTGATCAATCACGTTATTCTCACTCATTGTCACGCGGACCACGATGCGGGAACCTTCCAAAAAATCATGGAGGAGAATAAGATCACCATCCACGCCACAGCGACAGTGATGGAGAGTTTTATCCGCAAGTATTCCGCATTAACCAAGATTCCCCGCAAGGAACTATTGGAGCTCTTTCATTTTCAGCCTATTATCATCGGTAGGCCGTTAATGATCAACGGAGGAGAATTCAATTTTCATTATGCATTGCATTCCATTCCTTCCGTAGGATTCGAATTCTTCTTCCAGGACCAGTCCTTCGTTTATACTTCCGATCATTTGAACGAGCCGGAAGTGCACGAGAAGATGTTCCAAAAAGGCGTCCTTCCCGAGTCTCGCTGGAAATTCCTGAAGGAATTCCCTTGGGACAGACGTATCATTTATCATGAGGCGGGGATTCCTCCTCTTCACACCAGAGTCAGTTATCTGGCGAGCCTCCCTCCCGAAATCCAGGAAAAGATCACTGTATACCATATCGCGAGAAGCGATATGCCTTCCGATACCAGACTTAAATTAGCCAGGTTCGGAATCGAGAATACCGTTTATCCGGAAATCACTCCTCCTAAGCATATCGAGGCTTATAACTTACTCGATATCTTGAGCCAGATCGATATCTTCAGCGGTTTTCCGATCGAAAAAGCGAAGGAGTTCCTTCTGATCGTTCGGGAGGAAAAATACAGGAGAGGGGACCAGATCATCAAGAAAGGGACCCCGGGCGACAAATTCTATATCATCGCTTCCGGAAACGTGAAGTTCGAGGGATTACTCGCCGGTCATTCCGATATAGGTCCTATCAAAAGATACGGCCAATACGAATATTTCGGAGAGGCTTCCTTGGTTTTGGATCTTCCCCGTGCGGCGGACGTCTTCGCGGAAACGGACGTGGTCGCATTGACCATCGATAAGAATAAGTTCCTACAATTTATCCGAAATACGGATCTTCGCCAGAACTTGATTCGACTGAACAGCATTCGGGATAGCAATTCCTGGAAGACATTGATCGATTCGCGTCACTTCAAAGGTTTAACCAGTCACCAAGTCACCCAACTTGAGATGATTATGCGACTTTCCAAGGTGAACGGCGGTTCAATACTCATCGAGGAAAAAGCGTTTTACCATGAGGCCTATATCATTCGTCATGGAAAAGTAAGCGTCCACCAGGGAGGCAAGAAATTAGCCGAACTTACGGACGGGGATTTCGTAGGCGAGATCTACGCGATTTCGAAGAAGCTGGCCTCCAGTTATACGTTCAAAGCGGAATCGGAAACGGAATTGTTTTCCATTACCCAGAACGATCTGATCCAGTACATTAAACGAAACCCAGGCGTTTACATGAGAATGAATACCGTCTACTGA